A section of the Flavobacterium sp. CG_23.5 genome encodes:
- a CDS encoding reverse transcriptase domain-containing protein produces the protein MMQIPDWLKSKGYLHLSPSLKIGENWRIYKRQIENKDFVSKYAFYPLIHSFILERKYKNADSSKHATIGRSHKHINKITSNTEKTAKLRPLHYASHYDALIYGYYAHLLNQKYEEKLNAVPGLSDSVTAYRKLKIEDGLDKGKSTIHFAKDVFDEVKKRSNYGKEVAVLTFDIKGFFPSLDHTILKQKWAYIIDEEKLPDDHYNVFKSCTNFNYVLANDLRRRQTKGQRKSGFDESKLAKIRKEKGFKCFFESNEDFRNHIKQGKLRVYNNPFRKTAPNGKKVKIGIPQGLPVSAILANIYLYDFDRSIILDLVEKKDSYYRRYSDDIIVICKVEEIEFTKNYIEELILESELKISREKTETFIFKHLEYNRIGQSRLTSIKIKGDSTQSIGSPLIYLGFEFRGYNVVLKSTNLAKYYRRLISIIKRRAKRVRKVIVNDPLQKKSIYINQIKKLYNKPLRELDSENKDLKQKQRNRTKLEINERGEYSTISFEHNSKRRDSNYMGYVKRCVAVFGEKIFEHQVRKRKHIVYSAIKKHLK, from the coding sequence ATGATGCAAATCCCCGATTGGTTAAAAAGTAAAGGTTATTTACACTTATCCCCAAGTTTAAAAATTGGTGAGAATTGGCGTATTTATAAAAGACAGATTGAAAACAAAGACTTTGTATCGAAATATGCTTTTTACCCATTGATTCATTCATTTATTCTGGAAAGAAAATATAAAAATGCAGATAGTTCAAAACACGCTACTATAGGTCGCTCCCATAAGCACATAAACAAAATTACAAGCAATACAGAAAAGACTGCGAAGTTAAGACCTCTGCATTATGCTAGTCATTATGATGCATTGATATATGGTTATTATGCGCATTTGTTGAATCAAAAATATGAAGAGAAATTAAATGCTGTTCCTGGATTATCAGATAGTGTAACAGCTTACCGTAAACTTAAAATTGAAGACGGCTTGGATAAAGGGAAAAGCACTATACACTTTGCTAAAGATGTTTTTGATGAGGTAAAAAAGCGTAGCAATTATGGTAAAGAGGTTGCGGTTTTGACTTTTGATATTAAAGGTTTTTTTCCTTCATTAGATCATACTATTCTAAAACAAAAATGGGCATATATTATTGATGAGGAAAAACTTCCGGACGACCATTATAATGTATTCAAATCGTGTACAAATTTCAATTATGTTCTTGCAAACGATTTGAGGAGAAGACAGACTAAAGGACAACGGAAATCAGGGTTTGATGAGAGTAAATTAGCAAAAATAAGAAAGGAAAAAGGATTCAAATGTTTTTTTGAGTCAAATGAAGATTTTAGAAATCATATTAAGCAAGGAAAACTAAGAGTATACAATAACCCCTTCAGGAAAACAGCTCCCAATGGGAAAAAGGTTAAAATAGGGATTCCACAAGGACTTCCTGTTAGTGCTATTTTAGCTAATATCTATTTATACGACTTTGACAGGTCTATAATATTAGATTTGGTTGAGAAAAAGGACTCCTATTATAGAAGATATTCTGATGATATAATTGTAATTTGTAAAGTTGAAGAAATTGAATTTACTAAAAATTATATTGAAGAATTAATATTAGAAAGTGAATTAAAAATAAGTAGAGAAAAGACAGAAACATTTATATTTAAACACCTCGAGTATAATAGAATTGGTCAAAGTAGGCTTACTTCGATTAAAATAAAAGGAGATAGCACTCAATCAATTGGCTCCCCTTTGATTTATCTAGGGTTTGAGTTTAGAGGGTATAATGTAGTTTTGAAATCAACAAATTTGGCAAAATACTATAGAAGATTGATTAGTATTATTAAGAGAAGAGCAAAAAGGGTTCGTAAAGTCATTGTAAATGATCCGTTGCAAAAAAAATCAATCTACATTAATCAAATCAAGAAGCTTTATAATAAGCCTTTGCGTGAATTGGATTCTGAGAATAAAGATTTAAAACAAAAACAACGCAATCGAACAAAATTGGAGATAAATGAAAGAGGGGAGTATTCAACGATTTCGTTTGAACATAATTCCAAAAGAAGAGATTCTAACTATATGGGATATGTAAAAAGATGTGTAGCTGTTTTTGGGGAAAAAATTTTCGAGCATCAGGTTAGGAAGAGGAAACATATAGTTTACTCTGCTATAAAAAAACATCTGAAATAA
- a CDS encoding type I restriction endonuclease subunit R, whose product MSYEYSEDALIEQATQDVLEELGWKVVTAWTKESFGEQGLLGRENKSEVILKRYVIAALATLNVGIPLSAYEQAYEILAQKVADKKLGSINKEKYDLLKNGIPVSYTNDKGELIKKKLKIFDYNNYANNDFLAVRQLEIVGELYSRRPDVIGFVNGIPLVFFELKAHHSDLRNAYNDNINDYKDTITQVFHTNAFIILSNGLDSKVGTVTSPYKFFLDWKRIEEEQEGVVSLDTMLRGTCAPHRLMDLFENFLLFDENSGEVVKLMAKNHQYIGVNKVLENVSNIDDLQGKLGVYWHTQGSGKSYSMVFLCEKVHRKFGGAYTFLIAVDRTELENQLYDTFSGAGIVNDKNIVSGNKKGMTGRDHLRELLSENHRYVFTLIHKFSIDPEKESEYPLITDRKNIIVISDEAHRTQGGTYARNMRFFGLPNASYLGFTGTPIIKDEEELTKNIFGEYVSIYDFKRAIDDDATLPLLYVNRGKKLGIDNPELDDKMAEVLEDENIDEDKKKKLAYLFQKNYPILTAETRLDDIAKDLVWHFNERGYQGKAMYVALDKPTAVRMHQLIIKYWPLYLKELEGRIANAQDQQEAQELQRKYNKVAETEVCVVVSSEQNEVDKFRKMNLDIEQHRRKMVERNLEKEFKDAENPFRLAIVCAMWITGFDAQCVSTVYLDKPIKGHTLMQTIARANRVYDDEKENGLIVDYGNVYKKLEQAYSVYGQGGKGTQGKGTGKAVEEIADLEKQLQQAIKEVKDYLKTLDFKLSTLFNVKPMEKISLLKNAGDCICLNETTRTSFEMMARSVFRKYKALFPEEQAKSYIREFNAIDAIYNLLNQNVKSADVTEIMMQLQSIVNASVHLEKDGTNEIEEEIYVDLSKLDFEKLKAAFAKAPNKNTLVYDLQQAIDQKLQQMLKENPLRLDFYERYKDIVEEYNKGKSLEDTIATFDKLSNYVTDLSFEEERAIRENLKDQEILAIFDLLREGKELEGKDLKQVKKVASETLEKLKAEKLKIDHWREKREVTAQVKSEIYNQLLWLPQEVYTDEEVSLKTVTIYQHIYSNYYGAGNSVYKAR is encoded by the coding sequence ATGAGCTACGAATATTCAGAAGACGCCCTTATAGAACAAGCCACTCAAGATGTATTGGAAGAGTTGGGATGGAAAGTGGTTACGGCTTGGACCAAAGAAAGTTTTGGCGAACAAGGACTTTTGGGCCGTGAAAACAAATCAGAAGTGATTTTAAAGCGTTACGTTATTGCGGCTTTGGCCACACTCAATGTTGGTATTCCGCTTTCAGCATATGAGCAAGCGTATGAAATTCTAGCTCAAAAAGTAGCAGATAAAAAATTAGGTAGCATTAATAAAGAGAAATACGACCTACTCAAAAACGGCATTCCAGTAAGTTATACCAATGATAAAGGCGAGCTGATCAAAAAGAAGCTCAAAATATTTGATTATAATAATTACGCCAATAATGATTTCTTAGCAGTACGCCAATTAGAAATAGTAGGCGAGTTGTACAGTCGTCGCCCGGATGTAATTGGTTTTGTAAATGGTATTCCGTTAGTTTTCTTTGAACTCAAAGCACACCATAGTGATTTACGCAATGCGTATAACGACAATATTAATGATTATAAAGATACCATTACACAAGTGTTTCACACTAATGCTTTTATTATTTTAAGTAATGGATTAGATAGCAAAGTAGGAACGGTAACGAGTCCGTATAAATTCTTTTTGGATTGGAAACGTATCGAAGAAGAGCAAGAAGGTGTGGTAAGCTTAGATACCATGTTACGTGGTACCTGCGCACCACACCGTTTAATGGACTTATTTGAAAACTTTCTTTTATTTGATGAAAATAGCGGCGAGGTAGTCAAATTAATGGCTAAAAATCACCAGTATATTGGAGTAAACAAAGTTTTAGAAAACGTTAGTAATATCGATGATCTTCAAGGGAAACTAGGAGTGTATTGGCATACGCAAGGAAGTGGAAAATCGTATTCGATGGTTTTTTTATGTGAAAAAGTACATCGTAAATTTGGCGGTGCTTATACTTTTTTGATTGCAGTAGACAGAACCGAATTAGAAAATCAACTGTATGACACCTTCTCTGGTGCCGGAATCGTCAACGACAAAAACATCGTTTCAGGTAATAAAAAAGGAATGACGGGACGGGACCATCTAAGGGAGTTACTCTCAGAAAACCACCGTTATGTATTTACCCTTATTCATAAATTCTCGATTGATCCCGAAAAAGAATCAGAATACCCACTGATTACAGATCGTAAAAATATCATTGTAATTTCAGATGAAGCGCACCGTACACAAGGCGGAACCTATGCAAGGAACATGCGTTTCTTTGGTTTGCCCAATGCTTCTTATCTTGGTTTTACAGGAACCCCAATTATAAAAGACGAAGAAGAATTGACCAAAAATATATTTGGGGAATATGTTTCTATCTACGACTTTAAACGCGCCATTGACGATGACGCAACTTTACCATTACTTTATGTCAATAGAGGAAAAAAACTAGGAATAGACAATCCTGAACTAGATGATAAAATGGCTGAGGTTCTCGAAGATGAAAATATTGACGAGGATAAAAAGAAAAAGTTAGCCTATTTATTTCAAAAGAATTACCCCATTCTAACTGCCGAAACCAGGCTGGATGATATTGCTAAAGATCTTGTTTGGCATTTTAATGAAAGAGGCTATCAAGGTAAAGCCATGTATGTTGCATTGGATAAACCTACAGCAGTACGCATGCATCAATTGATCATCAAGTATTGGCCTTTGTATTTAAAAGAATTAGAAGGACGAATTGCTAATGCGCAAGACCAACAAGAAGCCCAGGAATTACAAAGAAAATATAACAAGGTTGCTGAAACCGAAGTATGTGTGGTGGTGAGTAGTGAGCAGAATGAGGTGGATAAATTCCGTAAAATGAATTTAGACATTGAGCAGCACCGCCGTAAAATGGTGGAACGAAATCTTGAAAAAGAATTTAAAGATGCTGAAAATCCATTCCGTTTAGCTATAGTTTGCGCCATGTGGATTACAGGTTTTGATGCACAATGTGTTTCTACTGTTTATCTAGATAAACCTATCAAAGGACATACGCTCATGCAAACTATTGCTAGAGCTAACCGTGTGTATGATGATGAAAAGGAAAACGGGCTGATTGTAGATTACGGAAACGTGTATAAAAAATTAGAACAAGCCTACTCTGTATATGGACAAGGCGGAAAAGGGACTCAAGGAAAAGGAACTGGTAAAGCCGTTGAAGAAATTGCTGATTTAGAAAAACAGTTACAGCAAGCCATTAAAGAGGTTAAGGATTATTTGAAAACATTAGATTTCAAACTCTCTACACTTTTTAATGTGAAACCCATGGAAAAAATTAGTTTACTGAAGAATGCAGGAGATTGTATTTGTTTAAATGAAACCACCCGCACGAGTTTTGAAATGATGGCGCGCAGTGTTTTTAGAAAGTACAAAGCCTTATTTCCTGAAGAACAGGCCAAATCATACATCAGAGAATTTAATGCTATAGATGCTATTTACAATCTGCTTAATCAAAACGTAAAATCGGCAGATGTAACAGAAATTATGATGCAACTGCAAAGTATTGTTAACGCAAGCGTGCATTTAGAAAAAGACGGAACAAATGAGATAGAAGAGGAAATATACGTCGATTTAAGTAAGTTGGATTTTGAAAAACTGAAAGCTGCTTTTGCAAAAGCTCCTAATAAAAACACTTTAGTGTATGATTTACAACAAGCCATAGATCAAAAACTACAGCAAATGCTCAAAGAAAATCCGCTACGACTGGATTTTTATGAAAGGTATAAAGACATTGTGGAAGAGTACAACAAAGGGAAGTCCTTGGAAGATACGATTGCTACCTTTGATAAATTAAGTAATTACGTTACCGATTTGTCTTTTGAGGAAGAACGAGCCATTAGAGAAAATTTGAAAGACCAGGAAATTTTAGCTATTTTTGATTTACTTAGAGAAGGTAAAGAATTAGAAGGTAAAGATCTTAAACAAGTTAAAAAAGTAGCATCAGAAACCTTAGAAAAACTAAAAGCCGAAAAGTTAAAGATCGATCATTGGAGAGAAAAAAGAGAAGTGACTGCACAAGTTAAAAGTGAAATTTACAATCAATTGCTATGGCTTCCTCAAGAAGTTTACACCGACGAAGAAGTAAGCCTCAAAACCGTTACGATATATCAACATATTTATTCTAACTATTATGGTGCCGGGAATAGTGTGTATAAAGCACGTTAA
- a CDS encoding 5-methylcytosine restriction system specificity protein McrC, whose product MRITVQTNHNFYEEAALTEIGLREQFGVRTNRDVEQIKNNLFASTYEFTTENKSLEQVQIFGFKNNRNKLEEDPQLIMKLYAKEHPTEGRKYIIQTGLFAGVLYHKGCQFNISTAYGETFLNRMLNFINDVYIDNQEAKASKSNKTNEFQNIIAYLFIQALEKASVMGLPKVYQTQTQRSHKVRGKIDVNAYLKHDFPFQGKLTTSFREQVYVQEIVDVLYLACKKLEQSFGKEIHRKIHGVYQLLKQSYSGIYAQHTTIDKAKKHSVLQNPMFGPFKNVLTYAEIILKDQSLETLNQKDSLATTGYLFDISQLFEVYLEKLLSRHFTDWYVNGQEELLVYKSMFYGRKMFPDLVMRHKETNEVIVFDAKFKKMRSIKKDVDRSDFYQIHSYIQYYQPNVLFGGLLFPFSQNINTEKAHSKSLFGNDNNVHSFVVDGVFIQKGMTMQDIARSENEFLSRIEYLIAKFEISYGK is encoded by the coding sequence ATGCGTATAACTGTACAAACCAATCATAATTTTTATGAAGAAGCTGCTTTAACCGAAATTGGGTTAAGGGAGCAATTTGGTGTGCGCACAAACAGAGATGTTGAACAAATAAAGAACAATTTATTTGCTTCAACTTATGAATTTACGACTGAAAATAAATCCTTAGAGCAAGTACAAATCTTTGGCTTTAAAAACAATCGCAATAAACTAGAGGAAGACCCACAACTTATTATGAAATTGTATGCCAAAGAGCATCCAACCGAAGGACGAAAATATATCATTCAAACAGGATTGTTTGCAGGTGTTTTATATCACAAAGGTTGTCAGTTTAATATTAGCACAGCTTACGGTGAAACTTTTTTGAATAGAATGCTAAACTTTATCAATGATGTGTACATTGATAATCAAGAAGCCAAAGCATCCAAATCAAACAAGACGAACGAGTTTCAGAATATTATAGCTTATTTGTTTATCCAAGCGCTAGAAAAAGCATCGGTAATGGGTTTGCCCAAAGTGTACCAAACCCAAACGCAGCGCAGCCATAAAGTAAGAGGGAAAATTGATGTTAATGCCTATTTAAAACATGATTTTCCGTTTCAAGGAAAATTAACTACATCGTTTAGAGAACAAGTATATGTTCAAGAAATTGTTGATGTGTTGTATCTTGCTTGCAAAAAATTAGAACAAAGTTTCGGTAAAGAGATTCATAGAAAAATTCATGGTGTCTATCAGTTGTTAAAACAAAGTTATTCTGGTATATATGCACAACATACAACAATTGATAAAGCTAAAAAGCACAGTGTACTTCAGAATCCTATGTTTGGTCCTTTCAAAAATGTATTGACCTATGCCGAAATTATTTTAAAAGACCAGAGTTTAGAAACTTTAAATCAAAAAGACAGTTTAGCTACTACAGGCTATTTGTTTGATATTTCTCAACTGTTTGAAGTCTATCTTGAAAAATTGTTAAGCAGGCATTTTACCGATTGGTATGTAAATGGTCAAGAAGAACTACTGGTGTATAAGAGTATGTTTTACGGTCGTAAAATGTTTCCCGATTTAGTGATGAGACATAAGGAAACGAATGAAGTGATTGTTTTTGATGCTAAATTTAAAAAAATGAGAAGTATTAAAAAGGATGTGGATCGTTCTGATTTTTACCAGATTCACTCGTACATTCAATATTACCAACCTAATGTTTTGTTTGGGGGATTATTGTTTCCTTTTTCTCAGAATATAAATACAGAAAAAGCACATTCAAAAAGTCTTTTTGGGAATGACAACAATGTACATTCCTTTGTGGTCGATGGTGTTTTTATTCAAAAAGGAATGACAATGCAGGATATTGCAAGAAGTGAGAATGAATTTTTATCCAGAATTGAATACCTGATTGCTAAGTTTGAAATTAGTTATGGTAAGTAA
- a CDS encoding McrB family protein translates to MKYWMLSPNVKNGENESEWKNAIQELGYAFIGYNDDHKFGELFKNGIQIGDIILLAQGQNSNKAPYLCGVVSSGAKWEHLIKTPSIAQNRKLKNCISRKELDKLGLDFIDSTWGESKQPATLYALKPNENSKDLGIVNKLQNAICNKRMETLMDNIKLSPERQSEIKNMWIKFKDKFTDKDKTEINDEAIKLATEWQQYRSKIEDGSLNLDEYTNRKDADTAIMPGSYMCNFLERDTKSVFGSSKPGNSNNFEIKLNSDELTYTIRRELKATDKGFNKYEKDKSLSFFTENVIPILEKIVKTHDSREKVDAVENSNYAAKQILRKMAVLDKKGDFLFIYSNSIIDILHAEFVESAEATNLGKNHEIRLVANEILALDKDNVVESVLLSWFLWRYANTQSIADENTPNVILYGPPGTGKTYAVKQSLDFICQGDRSRYEFVQFHPSFTYEDFIEGIKPKGVTPDGNIKFELVDGIFKRFCKKAKANPSKKFYFVVDEINRANLSSVFGETLLCLEKDYRHDVQNKNDENLIKTQYSTLIEEMVKEDPSREELAYHFQEGNAYFGVPNNVFFIGMMNDVDKSIDAFDLALRRRFKWIRKDCDYEVIEETKFKNGEDFTNIDTYVKACQKLNDYINIQLGLGKSYEFGHSFFMKMTAMASRKEISIKNLESLFQLHLSPTLKEYLRAMFAESELDDKLQNALEEFTKPFKGKV, encoded by the coding sequence ATGAAATATTGGATGTTATCTCCTAATGTGAAAAATGGAGAAAATGAATCAGAGTGGAAAAATGCGATTCAAGAGCTAGGTTATGCTTTTATAGGTTACAATGATGATCATAAATTTGGGGAATTATTTAAAAATGGTATTCAAATAGGTGATATTATTTTACTGGCTCAGGGTCAAAATTCGAATAAAGCACCCTATTTATGTGGTGTTGTTTCTTCAGGCGCTAAATGGGAACATTTAATTAAGACGCCAAGTATAGCTCAAAATAGAAAATTAAAAAATTGCATTTCAAGAAAAGAATTAGATAAATTAGGATTAGATTTTATTGATAGTACTTGGGGAGAATCGAAACAACCTGCTACTTTGTATGCCCTAAAACCTAATGAAAATTCAAAAGACTTGGGCATTGTAAACAAACTTCAAAATGCTATTTGTAACAAAAGAATGGAAACACTTATGGATAATATAAAATTGAGTCCCGAAAGACAGTCGGAAATCAAAAACATGTGGATTAAATTTAAAGATAAATTCACAGACAAAGATAAAACTGAAATTAATGACGAAGCCATTAAACTGGCAACGGAATGGCAACAATATCGCAGCAAAATTGAAGATGGCTCGCTAAATCTAGACGAATATACCAATCGTAAAGATGCAGATACTGCTATTATGCCAGGGAGTTATATGTGTAATTTTTTAGAAAGAGATACCAAGAGTGTTTTTGGATCTTCTAAACCTGGGAATTCAAATAATTTCGAAATAAAATTGAATAGTGATGAGTTAACTTATACTATTCGTAGAGAATTGAAAGCTACTGATAAAGGGTTTAATAAATATGAAAAGGATAAATCTTTATCTTTTTTCACGGAGAATGTAATACCCATTTTAGAAAAAATTGTCAAAACTCATGACAGTAGAGAAAAAGTTGATGCGGTAGAAAACAGCAATTACGCTGCGAAGCAGATATTGCGTAAAATGGCAGTATTGGACAAAAAAGGCGATTTTTTGTTTATCTATTCGAATAGCATTATTGATATTTTACATGCCGAATTTGTAGAAAGTGCCGAAGCGACGAACCTAGGTAAAAACCATGAGATACGTCTAGTAGCCAACGAAATATTAGCACTAGATAAGGACAATGTAGTAGAATCGGTTTTACTATCTTGGTTTTTATGGAGGTATGCTAACACTCAGAGTATTGCAGATGAAAATACACCAAACGTAATTTTGTATGGTCCTCCAGGTACGGGTAAAACCTATGCTGTAAAACAAAGTTTAGATTTTATTTGTCAAGGTGATAGAAGTAGGTATGAGTTTGTACAGTTTCACCCTTCTTTTACCTACGAAGATTTTATTGAAGGTATTAAGCCGAAAGGCGTAACGCCAGACGGAAACATTAAGTTTGAATTGGTTGATGGTATTTTTAAGCGCTTTTGCAAAAAAGCCAAAGCAAATCCAAGCAAGAAGTTTTACTTTGTAGTTGATGAGATCAACAGAGCCAACCTTTCCTCTGTATTTGGAGAAACCTTATTGTGCTTGGAAAAAGACTACCGTCATGATGTTCAAAATAAAAATGATGAAAATTTAATCAAAACGCAGTATTCCACTTTAATCGAAGAAATGGTAAAAGAAGATCCTTCTAGAGAAGAATTAGCGTATCATTTTCAAGAGGGTAATGCTTATTTTGGCGTGCCTAATAATGTATTTTTCATAGGAATGATGAATGATGTGGATAAAAGTATTGATGCCTTTGATTTGGCTTTACGCCGAAGATTCAAATGGATCAGAAAAGACTGTGATTACGAGGTTATAGAAGAGACTAAGTTTAAAAATGGTGAAGATTTTACCAATATTGATACCTATGTAAAAGCTTGTCAAAAATTAAACGACTATATCAACATACAACTTGGCTTAGGGAAATCGTATGAATTTGGACATTCTTTCTTTATGAAAATGACTGCTATGGCCAGCAGAAAAGAAATTTCGATTAAGAATCTAGAAAGCTTATTTCAATTGCATTTAAGTCCTACGCTAAAGGAATACCTTAGAGCCATGTTTGCCGAAAGTGAATTAGACGACAAGTTACAAAATGCTTTAGAGGAATTTACAAAACCTTTTAAAGGAAAAGTTTAA
- a CDS encoding restriction endonuclease subunit S: MREGWKEYKIEDIALVGDGAHASIKRQETGVMYLTSKNFDVNGLKLDKVDYISEIDFIKYFNSNSKALTKPNYNDVVLSIIGSMGAPYVVKKNDDFGLSSSVSILRPNQEIILPNYLYYWIKSDFFQKSIDNIKSGVAQSFLSLGMIKSLPCNAPSLKIQRKIAAILSSYDDLIQNNLKRIKLLEEKAQLTYEEWFVKMRFPGYETAKFDEVMGLPEGWSEKTLEYLCDRITDGTHDSPKQVENGIKLITGKHINDGFINFETAYLISEIDHEKIKKRSGLSKGDLLFSNIGTLGSIGVVTEDFEYSCKNVVIFKKKKGFDYFLYCYLSNPNTKNKLDNQAAGVAQKFYSLSFIRGYKDMFCNEELVIRFNGVMTPLFNLKYSLNNQNRLLKEARDILLPRLMSGMIDVEELQIETLQTT, translated from the coding sequence ATGAGAGAGGGATGGAAAGAATATAAAATCGAAGATATTGCTTTAGTTGGAGATGGTGCACATGCATCTATTAAAAGACAAGAAACAGGAGTGATGTATCTAACTTCAAAAAATTTTGACGTAAATGGGTTAAAATTAGATAAAGTAGATTATATCTCAGAGATCGACTTTATAAAATATTTTAATTCAAATTCTAAAGCATTAACAAAGCCAAATTACAATGATGTGGTATTAAGTATCATTGGTTCAATGGGTGCACCGTATGTTGTGAAAAAAAATGATGATTTTGGATTATCAAGTAGTGTTTCGATTTTGCGTCCAAACCAAGAAATTATATTACCAAATTATCTTTACTATTGGATAAAGAGCGATTTTTTTCAAAAATCAATAGATAATATTAAAAGTGGTGTTGCACAAAGTTTTCTTAGTTTAGGAATGATTAAAAGCCTTCCTTGTAATGCTCCTTCACTCAAAATCCAACGCAAAATAGCGGCTATTTTATCGTCTTATGATGATTTAATCCAAAACAACCTCAAACGCATCAAATTATTAGAAGAAAAAGCCCAACTCACTTATGAGGAATGGTTTGTAAAAATGCGTTTCCCAGGGTATGAAACAGCCAAATTTGATGAAGTTATGGGATTGCCTGAGGGGTGGAGTGAAAAGACATTAGAATATTTATGTGATAGAATAACAGACGGAACTCATGATTCTCCAAAACAAGTTGAAAATGGAATTAAATTAATTACGGGTAAGCATATTAATGATGGATTTATAAATTTTGAAACAGCTTATTTGATTAGTGAAATTGACCATGAAAAAATTAAAAAAAGGAGTGGACTTTCAAAAGGTGATTTATTATTCTCAAATATTGGAACACTTGGTAGTATTGGTGTTGTTACAGAAGATTTCGAATATAGCTGTAAAAATGTTGTGATTTTTAAGAAGAAAAAAGGCTTTGATTACTTCTTATATTGTTATTTATCAAATCCGAACACCAAGAATAAATTAGACAATCAAGCTGCTGGAGTTGCTCAAAAGTTTTATAGTTTATCTTTTATAAGAGGTTATAAAGATATGTTTTGTAATGAAGAATTAGTAATTAGGTTTAATGGTGTAATGACTCCATTATTCAATTTAAAATATTCTTTAAATAACCAAAATCGCCTTCTCAAAGAAGCCCGAGATATATTGTTACCAAGGTTGATGAGTGGGATGATTGATGTGGAGGAATTACAAATAGAAACGTTACAAACTACCTAA